Proteins encoded in a region of the Deltaproteobacteria bacterium HGW-Deltaproteobacteria-4 genome:
- a CDS encoding phosphoribosylformylglycinamidine synthase: MTKVNAIVITGNGTNCEREVAAACTLAGADRADIVHIAELLAGRVRLDDYQFLNLAGGFLDGDDLGSAKAGANRLKHAAIRGSNEHLVEQIDRFIAAGKLIMGVCNGFQLMVKMGLLPALQGDHHTQSATLTFNDCGRFQDRWAYLKVDPASPCIYTQGIKDGVYLPVRHGEGKFVADRETLAAIDAGHLAAVKYSDSDYREAVMDFPANPNGAMDAIAGICDPSGRLFGLMPHPEAYVDRTQHPRWTRDENLPQEGMGLWLYRNAVDFIRRGI, from the coding sequence ATGACCAAGGTGAACGCAATCGTCATCACCGGTAACGGAACCAACTGTGAACGGGAGGTCGCCGCGGCCTGCACTCTCGCCGGCGCGGATCGAGCCGATATCGTTCATATTGCTGAACTTTTGGCCGGCCGGGTCCGTCTTGATGATTACCAGTTTCTTAATCTCGCCGGCGGCTTCCTCGATGGCGACGACCTCGGCAGTGCCAAGGCCGGCGCCAATCGACTCAAGCATGCGGCGATCCGTGGTAGCAACGAGCATTTGGTCGAACAGATCGATCGTTTTATTGCCGCCGGCAAGCTGATCATGGGGGTTTGCAACGGTTTTCAGCTCATGGTCAAGATGGGGCTGCTGCCGGCGCTGCAGGGGGATCACCATACCCAAAGCGCAACACTGACCTTCAACGATTGCGGGCGCTTCCAGGATCGTTGGGCCTATCTCAAGGTCGATCCTGCTTCCCCTTGTATCTACACGCAAGGGATCAAGGATGGCGTCTATCTGCCGGTACGGCACGGCGAAGGAAAGTTCGTCGCCGATCGCGAAACGCTGGCAGCGATTGACGCCGGCCACCTCGCTGCCGTAAAATATAGTGATAGTGACTACCGGGAAGCTGTTATGGATTTTCCCGCAAATCCGAATGGCGCCATGGACGCGATTGCCGGCATCTGCGATCCGAGCGGGCGCCTCTTTGGCCTCATGCCCCATCCGGAAGCGTATGTCGATCGAACCCAGCACCCGCGCTGGACACGGGACGAGAACCTTCCGCAAGAAGGTATGGGGCTCTGGCTCTATCGCAACGCGGTTGACTTCATCCGCCGCGGGATTTAA
- a CDS encoding PAS domain-containing sensor histidine kinase produces MIPTLGKRILLFVFAVLLVTLAVDNVLTIRQVSRDYRESLAVRSRLLGKELSSGIEKVLSLGINLNEIEGMSNRCRQVVASDPEIVYCVIVDANRNPLYSHDPLSPSPVTLSEVQAGNTATSHLFNPRFGHVYDTTTRILAPDGTTVGWVSLGFPESALSAMPLKLLRYTLIVLVVASLIVLLVLFFFVRINLTVPIEQLCRVARRVAGGDFNAPLPKMSTLEFASLANALESMAKSLRDRDLKIQDSYTELELSNRELQSSYEQQERITDELAANREMYRTLLEHASDAILVVDDVDRILLINRAAENFFGVTRAVAVNEDFLTLLARVHGGRIEREESMLCDLREGRINEFELNFVRPQSGERVVGSLRSSAMVDPGGKRMTQMTIRDITRDKEIKEHLEQVASDLQNLNTMKNSFLGMVSHELKTPLTVVSGYSELILSGVAGRADESVLSMVRYISDASDRLTAIVRDIVDVTLLDRRQMPLRVRLVDFNELIRTATNELEYFLHVRHQTLQLDLDSDLPQVFCDPDRMFQVVTNLVGNAVKFTPDNGTITLTTRLVRIMRAPDKSAGIDEVETIDTHQHTYVEMVVRDSGIGIDVEEQLQVFEKFYEIGKIEEHFTGKMAFRGRGTGLGLTIVKGIVDRHGGAIWVESEGHHSEKFCGSAFFVLIPLLPPVDPTEII; encoded by the coding sequence ATGATCCCTACTCTTGGTAAACGGATTCTTCTCTTTGTTTTTGCTGTGTTGCTTGTGACCCTTGCCGTCGACAATGTGCTGACGATTCGGCAGGTAAGTCGCGACTATAGGGAGAGTCTTGCCGTTCGTAGCCGCCTCCTTGGCAAGGAGCTAAGCTCGGGAATTGAAAAAGTCCTTTCTCTCGGGATCAATCTCAACGAGATCGAAGGGATGAGCAATCGCTGTCGGCAAGTTGTCGCGAGTGATCCCGAGATTGTCTACTGTGTCATTGTTGATGCCAATCGCAACCCCCTTTATTCTCATGACCCGCTCTCACCTTCACCTGTCACGCTCAGCGAGGTACAAGCAGGAAATACGGCAACCTCCCACCTTTTTAACCCCCGTTTTGGTCATGTTTACGATACCACGACGCGCATCCTCGCCCCTGACGGGACAACGGTCGGCTGGGTCAGTCTCGGTTTCCCTGAGTCGGCCCTTTCGGCGATGCCATTAAAATTGTTGCGTTATACCTTGATTGTGCTGGTGGTAGCATCCCTCATCGTCTTATTGGTTTTATTCTTCTTCGTTCGTATCAATTTGACAGTGCCGATTGAGCAACTTTGTCGTGTTGCCAGAAGAGTTGCTGGCGGCGATTTTAATGCCCCACTGCCAAAAATGTCGACTCTGGAATTTGCCTCCCTCGCCAATGCTTTGGAATCCATGGCGAAGTCTTTGCGTGATCGTGATCTCAAGATTCAGGACAGCTACACAGAACTTGAACTCTCCAATCGTGAATTGCAGTCGTCGTACGAACAGCAGGAGCGGATCACCGACGAGCTTGCCGCCAACCGCGAGATGTACCGCACCCTCCTTGAACATGCCAGCGATGCAATTCTGGTTGTGGATGATGTTGATCGTATCCTCTTGATCAATCGGGCTGCCGAAAACTTCTTTGGCGTCACGCGCGCTGTAGCCGTTAACGAAGATTTCCTCACCCTCCTTGCCAGAGTCCATGGTGGCCGGATTGAAAGGGAGGAATCCATGCTGTGTGACTTGCGGGAGGGCCGGATCAACGAATTTGAACTGAACTTTGTCCGCCCGCAAAGCGGTGAACGGGTCGTCGGTTCGCTTCGCAGTTCGGCTATGGTTGACCCGGGTGGAAAGAGGATGACGCAGATGACGATTCGTGATATCACCCGCGACAAGGAGATCAAAGAGCATCTCGAGCAGGTCGCTTCTGACTTGCAGAATTTGAATACTATGAAGAATTCTTTTCTTGGCATGGTATCGCATGAATTGAAGACGCCTTTGACGGTTGTCTCCGGATACTCCGAACTGATCCTCAGTGGCGTTGCCGGCCGGGCGGATGAATCTGTCCTCTCCATGGTTCGTTATATCTCCGATGCATCTGACCGTTTGACGGCTATTGTCCGTGATATTGTTGATGTCACACTCCTTGATCGTCGCCAGATGCCGTTGCGTGTCCGTCTTGTCGACTTCAATGAATTAATCCGTACCGCTACCAACGAACTCGAATACTTTCTCCATGTCCGTCATCAAACCTTACAGCTCGATCTCGATTCTGACCTGCCGCAAGTCTTCTGTGATCCGGATCGTATGTTTCAGGTTGTTACCAACCTGGTTGGAAATGCGGTCAAATTCACTCCGGACAACGGCACCATTACGCTGACGACGCGTTTGGTAAGGATCATGCGCGCGCCGGATAAATCGGCAGGAATTGATGAAGTCGAAACTATCGATACGCATCAGCACACCTATGTCGAGATGGTGGTGCGTGATAGCGGTATCGGTATCGATGTGGAAGAGCAGTTACAAGTTTTTGAAAAGTTTTACGAGATCGGAAAAATTGAAGAACACTTTACCGGCAAGATGGCTTTCAGGGGGCGTGGTACCGGCTTGGGACTGACGATTGTCAAGGGGATTGTTGACCGTCACGGCGGCGCTATCTGGGTCGAGAGTGAAGGCCATCATTCGGAAAAATTCTGCGGGAGCGCTTTTTTCGTCCTTATTCCTCTTCTCCCCCCGGTTGACCCAACTGAGATAATCTGA
- a CDS encoding amidophosphoribosyltransferase → MFDKFNDECGVFGIFGHPEAANLTYLGLYALQHRGQESCGIVASDGVQLRTHKGMGLVADVFKRNSIFAELPGSSAIGHVRYSTAGGNDIKNCQPIVVDYVHGAISVAHNGNLVNALEIRAELEKKGSIFSTTSDTEVIIHLIARSAGASLEDRLVDALREVRGAYSLTFLTETRLVAVRDGSGFRPLALGKLDGAYVVASETCAFDLIEAEFIREIEPGEMVVIDKHGIKSYFPFEKIPTSPCIFEHIYFARPDSIVFGRQVYGVRKEFGRQLAREFPVDADVVIPIPDSGVPAAIGYAEESGIRFETGLIRNHYVGRTFIEPQQSIRHFGVKLKLNPVREIIEGKRIVVIDDSIVRGTTARKIIKMIRAAGASEVHVRISSPPTSFPCYYGIDTPTRKELISSSHSIEEINRYITSDSLGYLSREGTLRAAGAPEGRPGHFCDACFSGQYPVKFPRLVESDQMGLF, encoded by the coding sequence ATGTTTGACAAGTTCAACGATGAATGCGGCGTATTCGGCATCTTCGGTCATCCCGAAGCGGCCAATCTTACCTATCTCGGTCTTTATGCCCTGCAACATCGCGGGCAGGAGAGCTGCGGGATCGTCGCTTCTGACGGTGTGCAGCTGCGCACCCATAAAGGGATGGGCCTGGTTGCCGACGTTTTCAAGCGTAATTCGATCTTTGCCGAGCTGCCCGGGAGCAGCGCTATCGGCCATGTCCGTTATTCGACCGCCGGCGGCAATGATATCAAGAATTGCCAGCCGATTGTCGTCGATTATGTGCATGGCGCCATCTCTGTCGCCCATAATGGCAATCTCGTCAATGCCCTGGAAATTCGCGCTGAGCTGGAAAAGAAGGGGTCTATTTTCTCCACGACTTCCGACACTGAGGTCATCATCCATTTGATCGCCCGTTCGGCAGGGGCGAGTCTGGAAGATCGCCTTGTCGACGCCCTGCGTGAAGTCCGCGGCGCTTACAGCCTGACGTTTCTGACCGAGACGCGCCTGGTGGCGGTGCGTGACGGGAGTGGCTTCCGCCCGCTGGCCTTGGGCAAACTCGATGGTGCCTATGTCGTTGCTTCCGAAACCTGTGCTTTTGATCTGATCGAGGCGGAATTTATCCGCGAGATCGAGCCGGGGGAGATGGTCGTCATCGACAAGCACGGTATCAAGAGCTACTTCCCCTTTGAAAAGATCCCTACTTCCCCCTGTATCTTCGAGCATATCTACTTTGCCCGTCCTGACAGCATCGTCTTCGGCCGGCAGGTTTACGGCGTGCGCAAGGAGTTCGGGCGTCAACTCGCCCGGGAATTTCCTGTCGATGCCGATGTCGTCATTCCTATCCCGGACTCCGGGGTGCCGGCAGCGATCGGCTACGCGGAAGAGTCGGGGATCCGTTTCGAGACCGGCCTGATTCGTAATCATTATGTCGGTCGCACCTTTATCGAGCCGCAGCAATCGATTCGCCACTTCGGGGTCAAACTCAAGCTTAATCCTGTGCGGGAGATTATCGAAGGAAAACGGATTGTTGTAATCGATGATTCGATCGTGCGCGGCACCACGGCCCGCAAAATCATCAAGATGATCCGCGCGGCCGGTGCCAGTGAAGTCCATGTGCGCATCTCCAGTCCGCCGACCAGTTTCCCCTGTTACTACGGTATCGATACCCCGACCCGCAAAGAGCTGATTTCGTCATCACATTCGATCGAAGAGATCAACCGTTACATCACCTCCGATTCTCTCGGCTACCTGTCGCGCGAAGGGACGCTGCGCGCCGCCGGAGCGCCGGAAGGCCGGCCCGGGCATTTTTGCGATGCCTGCTTCAGTGGCCAATATCCCGTTAAATTCCCCCGTCTGGTCGAATCTGATCAGATGGGACTCTTTTAA
- the pyrE gene encoding orotate phosphoribosyltransferase has translation MTSQERNSLMEIIRDLSYEEREVTLASGRKSNFYFDGKQTCLHAQGGLLVGKAFWQEVKAFAGPIHGVGGLTLGADPIATATSIAAALDGASVHAFIIRKEPKGHGTGQWLEGRKNLPAGSRVVIVEDVTTTGGSSMKAVERARSEGLEVVGIVTLVDREEGAREFLEGENGLALRAVFTKTQVVG, from the coding sequence ATGACCAGCCAGGAACGCAACAGTTTGATGGAGATTATCCGCGACCTTTCTTACGAAGAGCGGGAGGTGACTCTCGCCTCCGGCCGTAAAAGCAATTTCTATTTCGACGGCAAACAGACCTGTCTGCATGCACAGGGCGGTCTGCTGGTCGGCAAGGCTTTCTGGCAGGAGGTCAAGGCGTTTGCCGGGCCGATTCATGGTGTCGGTGGTTTGACCCTGGGTGCCGATCCCATCGCCACGGCGACGAGTATTGCCGCCGCCCTTGATGGCGCCAGCGTCCATGCCTTTATCATCCGCAAGGAGCCAAAAGGGCACGGCACCGGCCAGTGGCTGGAAGGGCGTAAGAACCTCCCCGCCGGCAGTCGCGTCGTGATTGTCGAAGATGTCACCACCACCGGCGGTTCATCGATGAAAGCGGTCGAGCGTGCCCGCTCCGAAGGACTGGAAGTCGTCGGCATCGTCACTCTCGTCGATCGTGAAGAAGGGGCACGGGAATTTCTGGAGGGCGAAAACGGCCTGGCTTTGCGGGCGGTTTTTACTAAAACCCAGGTTGTTGGTTAG
- a CDS encoding phosphoribosylformylglycinamidine synthase, whose translation MPWRIEVALKKGVRDARAARVQRELREHLGIDLAAVQTLDVYTIDADLTQQEVAAAAHGPFCDPVIQEVAINAPLATEFDILIEVGYRPGVTDNVGRTAKEAIQYQIGRPLAAGEGVYTSVQYLLSGPVDAALAEKITAGFLANGLIQRWTIVSSDRFDRVKGLPATVPKVQVTAASEVHEVNLDVSDAELLALSKAGMLALNLEEMQTIQAYIRDPQVLAVRAAVGLGALLTDCEIEALAQTWSEHCKHKIFAARIDYLDTTTGKREEINSLFKSYIVRATKDIRAAQGKDDICLSVFKDNAGVIRFTDDWSLVFKVETHNSPSALDPYGGALTGIVGVNRDAFATGMGARLLFNTDVFCFASPFYDQPLPPRLLPPRRIFEGVVEGVEHGGNKSGIPTVNGSLVFDDRFVGKPLVYCGTGSIMPATLHGKPCHEKAARVGDRIVMVGGRIGKDGIHGATFSSEELHEGSPVTAVQIGDPITQRRMLDFLIIARDRGLYSSITDNGAGGLSSSIGEMAQDTGGFELHLDRAPLKYPGLQPWEILISEAQERMTVAVPPDKLAAFLSLSAEMEVESTDLGQFTASGYYHCLYQGKTVTWLSMEFLHEGVPQMLIPATWTPPTCSEPQLPADFNVQTALLNLLGSLNICSKESVVRRYDHEVQAGTIVKPLTGVVNDGPSDAAVVRPLDDSYVGTVVAHGICPRYSDIDTYQMMANAIDEGLRNYVAVGGKIDHVAGLDNFCWCDPVKSDKTPDGEYKAAQLVRANQALYDYCVAFGVPLISGKDSMKNDYQIGDTKISIPPTVLFSVIGKIDDVRLATTMDAKRPGDLVYLLGVTANELGASELYAQLGELGANVPQVDAPSALARYRTLNAAQTAGLIASCHDLSDGGLAVALAETAFSGGLGMRIDLSKVETRGELTVPQILFSESASRLLVTVHPENQGRFTSLFARQSCSLLGEVITTAQLQVVDANNCSLIAASLDELKAAWQAPLREM comes from the coding sequence ATGCCCTGGCGCATAGAAGTAGCTTTGAAAAAGGGAGTGCGGGATGCCCGCGCTGCCCGGGTGCAGCGGGAGTTGCGCGAACACCTCGGGATTGACCTGGCGGCCGTCCAGACCCTCGACGTCTATACGATCGATGCCGACCTGACACAGCAGGAAGTCGCCGCGGCGGCGCACGGACCGTTTTGCGATCCGGTCATCCAGGAAGTAGCGATCAATGCCCCCCTCGCCACGGAGTTCGATATCCTTATCGAGGTAGGCTACCGTCCCGGTGTCACCGACAATGTCGGACGTACCGCCAAAGAGGCGATCCAGTACCAGATCGGTCGTCCCCTGGCTGCCGGCGAAGGGGTTTATACTTCGGTGCAGTACCTCCTTTCCGGCCCGGTCGATGCGGCTCTGGCTGAAAAAATTACCGCCGGATTCCTCGCCAATGGCCTGATTCAGCGCTGGACGATTGTTTCCTCCGATCGCTTCGACCGGGTCAAGGGTCTCCCCGCAACCGTGCCGAAGGTACAGGTCACGGCAGCATCCGAGGTTCACGAAGTGAATCTGGATGTCAGTGATGCTGAACTGTTGGCGCTGAGCAAGGCGGGTATGCTCGCCCTCAATCTTGAAGAGATGCAGACGATTCAGGCCTATATCCGTGATCCGCAGGTGCTGGCGGTGCGGGCAGCGGTCGGCCTCGGCGCTCTCCTTACCGATTGCGAGATCGAAGCCCTCGCCCAGACCTGGAGCGAACACTGCAAACACAAGATCTTCGCCGCGCGTATCGATTATCTCGATACCACCACCGGCAAGAGGGAGGAGATCAACTCTCTCTTCAAGAGCTACATCGTCCGCGCCACTAAAGATATCCGCGCGGCACAGGGCAAGGATGATATCTGCCTTTCGGTCTTCAAGGATAACGCTGGCGTCATCCGCTTTACTGACGACTGGAGCCTGGTCTTCAAGGTGGAGACCCACAACTCCCCGTCGGCTCTTGATCCCTACGGGGGAGCCTTGACTGGCATCGTCGGCGTTAACCGCGATGCCTTTGCCACCGGCATGGGGGCGCGTCTCCTCTTTAATACTGATGTCTTCTGCTTTGCTTCGCCCTTTTACGACCAACCGCTGCCGCCGCGTCTGCTGCCGCCGCGCCGGATTTTTGAAGGCGTCGTCGAAGGGGTCGAGCACGGCGGCAACAAGAGCGGCATTCCGACCGTCAACGGCTCGCTGGTCTTTGATGACCGTTTCGTCGGTAAGCCCCTTGTTTACTGCGGTACCGGTTCGATCATGCCCGCCACTCTGCATGGCAAGCCCTGCCACGAAAAGGCGGCCCGGGTCGGCGATCGCATCGTCATGGTCGGCGGCCGCATCGGCAAGGACGGCATCCACGGCGCCACCTTCTCCTCCGAAGAGCTGCATGAAGGTTCACCCGTCACGGCGGTGCAGATCGGTGATCCGATCACGCAGCGGCGCATGCTTGACTTCCTCATCATCGCCCGCGACCGCGGTCTTTACAGCTCGATTACCGACAACGGTGCCGGTGGACTTTCCTCTTCCATCGGTGAGATGGCACAGGATACCGGCGGCTTCGAGCTCCATCTTGATCGCGCACCGCTGAAATACCCCGGCTTGCAGCCTTGGGAGATTCTCATCTCCGAAGCGCAGGAGCGCATGACCGTCGCGGTTCCGCCCGATAAACTCGCCGCTTTTCTCAGCCTCTCTGCGGAGATGGAGGTGGAATCGACCGATCTCGGCCAGTTCACTGCCTCCGGTTACTATCATTGCCTGTACCAAGGGAAGACCGTCACCTGGCTCTCGATGGAGTTTCTCCATGAAGGTGTGCCGCAGATGCTCATTCCCGCCACCTGGACGCCCCCGACCTGCAGCGAACCGCAGCTTCCCGCGGACTTCAACGTGCAGACGGCCCTCCTCAATCTCCTTGGCAGCCTGAATATCTGTTCGAAAGAGAGTGTGGTGCGGCGCTACGATCACGAAGTACAGGCCGGGACGATCGTCAAACCCCTCACCGGCGTCGTCAATGATGGTCCCTCTGATGCCGCGGTCGTCCGTCCTCTCGATGACAGTTACGTCGGCACCGTGGTGGCGCACGGCATCTGCCCGCGCTATTCCGATATCGACACCTACCAGATGATGGCAAACGCCATCGACGAAGGGCTGCGCAACTATGTGGCGGTCGGCGGCAAGATCGATCATGTTGCTGGGCTCGATAACTTCTGCTGGTGCGATCCGGTGAAGAGCGACAAGACTCCGGACGGCGAGTACAAGGCTGCTCAGTTGGTGCGGGCGAATCAGGCCCTTTACGATTACTGCGTTGCCTTCGGCGTGCCGCTGATCTCCGGCAAGGATTCGATGAAGAATGATTATCAGATCGGCGACACGAAGATTTCGATCCCGCCGACCGTCCTCTTCTCGGTGATCGGCAAGATCGACGATGTCCGGCTGGCGACAACCATGGATGCCAAACGCCCCGGTGATCTCGTCTATCTCCTCGGTGTCACCGCCAATGAGCTCGGCGCTTCCGAACTTTACGCACAGCTTGGCGAACTCGGCGCTAATGTCCCGCAGGTCGATGCGCCCTCGGCGCTGGCCCGTTATCGCACCCTCAATGCCGCCCAGACCGCCGGGCTTATCGCTTCCTGTCACGACCTCTCTGACGGCGGCCTGGCTGTCGCACTTGCCGAGACCGCCTTCAGCGGTGGCCTCGGCATGCGCATCGATCTGAGCAAGGTGGAGACGCGCGGCGAATTGACCGTGCCGCAGATCCTCTTCTCGGAATCGGCGAGCCGCTTGCTGGTGACGGTCCATCCGGAGAATCAGGGACGCTTCACTTCACTCTTTGCCCGGCAGAGCTGCTCTTTGCTCGGCGAGGTGATCACCACAGCACAGCTGCAAGTCGTTGATGCCAATAACTGTTCATTGATCGCAGCGTCACTCGATGAACTGAAAGCGGCCTGGCAAGCGCCGCTGCGGGAGATGTAA
- the asd gene encoding aspartate-semialdehyde dehydrogenase: MKVGMVGWRGMVGSVLMQRMQEENDFQGVEPVFFSTSQAGQPAPMNAGTLKNADDITELQKLDVIITCQGGDYTKAIHPQLRQAGWQGYWIDAASTLRMEKDAVIILDPVNRDVIDAALKNGQKDFIGGNCTVSLMLMALGGLFRADLIEWLSSMTYQAASGAGAPNMRELLSQMGVLHGSVADLLKDPSSAILEIDQKVTETLRNDAMPKKEFGFALAGNLLPWIDREVEDGQSREEWKGFAETNKILGTTQPIPVDGLCVRVGAMRCHSQALTIKLKKDLPISEIEALIANDNQWVKLVPNNKADSLAQLTPAAVSGTLTVPIGRVRKMKMGPQYISAFTCGDQLLWGAAEPLRRMLRILYER; this comes from the coding sequence ATGAAAGTTGGTATGGTCGGTTGGCGGGGTATGGTCGGTTCAGTCCTGATGCAACGCATGCAGGAAGAGAATGATTTTCAAGGGGTGGAGCCGGTCTTCTTTTCGACATCCCAGGCAGGACAGCCGGCGCCGATGAATGCCGGAACCCTGAAGAATGCCGACGATATTACTGAGTTGCAAAAACTCGATGTGATCATCACCTGTCAGGGGGGCGATTACACCAAGGCTATCCATCCCCAATTGCGGCAGGCCGGTTGGCAGGGCTACTGGATCGATGCGGCCTCGACGCTGCGCATGGAGAAGGATGCCGTGATCATCCTCGACCCGGTTAATCGCGATGTCATCGATGCGGCGCTAAAGAATGGTCAGAAAGATTTCATCGGCGGTAACTGTACGGTCAGTCTGATGTTGATGGCGCTGGGCGGGCTTTTCCGCGCAGATCTCATCGAATGGCTCTCGTCGATGACTTACCAGGCGGCCTCCGGCGCCGGGGCACCGAATATGCGCGAGCTCCTTTCGCAGATGGGTGTCCTCCATGGTTCTGTGGCTGACTTGCTCAAAGACCCCTCTTCGGCGATCCTTGAGATCGATCAGAAGGTCACCGAGACCCTGCGCAACGACGCTATGCCGAAGAAGGAATTCGGTTTTGCCCTTGCCGGCAACCTCCTTCCCTGGATCGATCGGGAAGTGGAGGACGGCCAGAGCCGCGAAGAGTGGAAAGGTTTTGCCGAAACCAACAAGATTCTCGGGACAACGCAGCCGATACCGGTCGATGGCCTTTGTGTGCGCGTCGGCGCCATGCGCTGCCATAGCCAGGCGCTGACGATCAAACTCAAGAAGGATCTGCCGATCTCCGAGATTGAAGCGTTGATCGCCAACGACAATCAGTGGGTCAAGCTGGTGCCGAATAACAAAGCCGACTCCCTGGCGCAGTTGACGCCGGCGGCGGTCTCCGGCACGCTGACCGTGCCGATCGGCCGGGTGCGCAAGATGAAGATGGGGCCGCAGTATATTTCCGCCTTCACCTGCGGCGACCAGCTCCTTTGGGGCGCGGCCGAACCGCTACGGCGGATGCTGCGGATACTGTACGAACGCTAA
- a CDS encoding MBL fold metallo-hydrolase, which produces MRICLLASGSKGNALYIESGETRLLLDAGLSLRGLKERLAMIDVDPAQLDAILVSHEHSDHCRGLGPIARGLKLPVCIDPTSLTALGNKTGALPVVREFSAGEVVDFRDLRIETIPLTHDAVATAGFVIESREGRIGVATDLGIATRLVVQRLQRCRALVLEFNHDETLLRDGPYPWYLKQRIRSQHGHLSNEAGAKLLDTLLWEGLEAVFLGHLSETNNTPQHALSAARRTVDRQSCCAPELILGRQETATICFSV; this is translated from the coding sequence GTGCGGATCTGTCTGTTAGCCAGCGGCAGCAAAGGAAATGCTCTCTACATCGAAAGCGGCGAAACCCGCCTGCTGCTCGACGCCGGACTTTCTCTGCGCGGTCTCAAAGAGCGGCTTGCGATGATTGATGTCGATCCTGCACAGCTAGATGCGATCCTGGTCTCTCATGAACACAGCGACCACTGTCGCGGCCTCGGTCCGATTGCGCGCGGCTTGAAGCTGCCGGTCTGTATCGACCCTACGTCCCTGACAGCCCTCGGCAACAAGACCGGGGCGCTGCCGGTGGTGCGGGAGTTTTCCGCCGGGGAGGTTGTTGACTTTCGTGACCTGCGCATCGAAACGATTCCGTTGACCCATGATGCCGTAGCGACCGCCGGTTTTGTCATTGAGAGCCGGGAAGGGCGCATCGGTGTGGCAACCGATCTCGGCATCGCGACGCGATTGGTAGTGCAGCGTTTGCAACGCTGCCGCGCTCTGGTGCTTGAATTTAATCACGATGAAACCTTGCTGCGTGACGGCCCCTATCCCTGGTACCTCAAGCAGCGGATACGCAGCCAGCACGGCCACCTTTCGAACGAAGCCGGCGCCAAGCTTCTTGATACTCTCCTGTGGGAGGGACTTGAGGCGGTTTTTCTCGGACATTTAAGCGAAACCAATAATACCCCGCAACATGCTCTATCCGCGGCCCGAAGGACTGTCGATCGCCAGAGTTGCTGCGCCCCCGAGTTAATCCTTGGACGACAGGAAACTGCTACTATCTGTTTTTCCGTCTGA